Proteins encoded in a region of the Mucilaginibacter sabulilitoris genome:
- a CDS encoding GumC family protein has product MQIDAPRHDEDHDLKEEDTLDIKNIISKVFEYWYLFLISLAFCLFCAVGYIKYGTPKYKITSKITIDDNSNSPSSKLSSVSSMMDLSDLLSLPSNAYNEIDNLTSRNLMRQVAKALNLNVIVYKKGLIKRTELFNEEPFTINISPKIDSLEERSYDVDIKGDVIHLHSFKEDLDTSFKYGTVVHLQQYDVVFNVKPNKKPEPNGYKLVIKSLDKEVEDLSKDFDVSLTDKQSTTLALQLAYSNSKKGEAILQTLMTFYQRSNLETKIQIADSTLKFIDSRLGIVSRELSGIETEFQEFKQENNVADVVEQGKALVDNVKEYYNKLNEQQVQISVLDDISKYITNPTNRKIIPSSLSVQDPVFGLAIGKYNELLSQRDKLTLAYKDDNPIVKNVDDEIENVRQSLIKSFDVYRKSLKISLDAIKDKNVSLNNEVKSVPRKQRVYLDYSRKQNLQEQLYLYLLQKKEETAISKTSTISAARIVDPAKSDYNPFKPNMPVIVLMGLFVGLLIPSLFLYIKEVLNIRVITKQDVEKLTSIPIVGEIGSNTGANSIVFTANSRSIISEQFRSLRTNLQFLLSGGKSQVILITSSMSGEGKSFISANLGGILSISGKKTVIIELDLRKPKLSHSLGLDNSFGFTNFAVSQSDNIEDIIKPTVFDENYFVISSGPVPPNPSELLLGKKLELLVLELRKTFDFIIIDSPPVGLVSDALQIEKLVDLTLYVVRQEYTLKTQLNIINDLKANGKIRRPYLLVNDIKAKKAGYYGYGYGYGYGYGYGYGYGYAERTEKKSRFSFLKR; this is encoded by the coding sequence ATGCAAATTGACGCTCCAAGGCATGATGAGGATCATGACCTAAAAGAAGAGGACACGCTTGATATTAAGAATATTATAAGTAAGGTATTTGAGTATTGGTATTTGTTTTTAATTAGTTTAGCGTTTTGTTTGTTCTGCGCGGTTGGATACATAAAGTATGGAACGCCTAAATACAAAATCACGAGTAAAATAACCATTGACGATAATTCAAATTCCCCTTCGAGCAAGTTGTCAAGTGTTAGTTCTATGATGGATCTATCTGATTTATTGTCACTACCAAGTAATGCCTATAACGAAATAGATAACCTTACTTCCAGAAATTTAATGAGGCAGGTTGCCAAGGCGCTTAATTTGAACGTAATTGTTTATAAAAAAGGGTTAATTAAAAGAACAGAGTTATTCAATGAAGAGCCTTTTACTATAAATATATCACCTAAAATAGACTCTTTGGAAGAGCGGTCTTATGATGTAGACATCAAAGGTGATGTAATTCATTTGCACAGTTTTAAAGAGGATCTTGATACGTCTTTTAAATACGGAACGGTGGTACATCTGCAACAATATGACGTGGTTTTTAATGTAAAGCCAAACAAGAAACCTGAGCCTAACGGTTATAAACTCGTCATTAAATCTCTTGATAAAGAAGTTGAAGATTTATCGAAAGATTTTGATGTTAGTTTAACTGATAAACAGAGTACTACACTAGCATTGCAACTTGCATACTCGAATTCAAAAAAGGGAGAAGCGATTTTGCAAACGCTGATGACATTTTATCAGCGATCTAACTTGGAAACTAAAATACAGATTGCTGATAGTACTTTGAAGTTTATTGATAGTCGATTGGGTATCGTTAGTAGGGAACTTTCTGGTATTGAGACCGAATTCCAGGAATTTAAACAAGAGAATAATGTTGCTGATGTTGTTGAGCAAGGGAAGGCACTTGTGGACAATGTAAAGGAGTACTATAATAAGCTTAATGAACAGCAAGTACAGATATCAGTTTTAGATGATATTTCGAAATATATAACGAATCCTACAAACAGAAAAATTATTCCAAGTTCTTTATCGGTCCAAGATCCAGTATTTGGTTTGGCTATTGGAAAATACAATGAGTTATTGTCTCAAAGAGACAAACTTACATTGGCATATAAAGATGATAACCCTATTGTGAAGAATGTTGATGATGAGATTGAGAATGTAAGACAAAGTTTGATTAAAAGCTTTGACGTATACAGGAAATCTTTAAAGATTAGTTTGGATGCTATAAAGGATAAAAATGTTTCTCTAAATAACGAGGTAAAAAGTGTACCAAGGAAGCAAAGGGTTTACTTAGACTATTCTCGTAAACAGAATTTGCAAGAGCAATTGTATCTGTATCTATTGCAAAAGAAAGAGGAAACGGCAATCTCTAAAACTTCTACTATCTCGGCAGCCAGGATAGTTGATCCTGCTAAAAGCGATTATAACCCTTTTAAACCCAATATGCCTGTTATAGTGCTTATGGGGTTATTTGTAGGGTTATTGATTCCCTCTTTATTTTTATATATTAAAGAAGTTTTAAACATTAGGGTGATTACTAAACAAGATGTCGAAAAATTGACATCGATACCTATTGTAGGAGAAATTGGAAGTAATACAGGTGCGAACTCAATTGTATTTACTGCTAATTCGCGGTCCATTATTTCAGAACAATTCCGAAGTCTAAGAACTAATCTCCAGTTTTTACTTTCTGGTGGTAAGTCCCAAGTTATTTTGATTACCTCAAGTATGAGTGGCGAAGGTAAGTCCTTTATCTCGGCCAATCTTGGAGGGATTTTATCTATCAGTGGAAAGAAGACGGTGATCATTGAGCTTGATTTGCGCAAGCCCAAGTTGTCCCATAGTTTAGGCTTAGATAATAGTTTTGGGTTTACGAATTTCGCTGTTTCTCAAAGCGATAATATCGAAGACATAATTAAACCAACAGTATTTGACGAAAACTATTTCGTAATTTCCTCTGGACCAGTCCCTCCAAACCCTTCTGAACTTTTACTCGGTAAAAAGTTAGAATTACTGGTGTTGGAACTTCGAAAAACGTTCGATTTTATCATCATTGACTCCCCACCGGTAGGGCTAGTATCGGATGCGTTACAAATTGAAAAGCTTGTCGATTTAACTCTTTATGTTGTCAGGCAAGAATATACACTTAAAACTCAGCTAAATATTATTAATGACTTAAAGGCAAACGGAAAAATACGGAGACCTTATTTGCTCGTAAATGATATAAAGGCGAAAAAGGCAGGTTATTATGGATATGGTTATGGCTATGGATATGGTTATGGCTATGGATATGGCTATGGTTATGCCGAACGCACGGAAAAAAAATCACGGTTTAGCTTTCTTAAGCGTTAA
- a CDS encoding DUF3467 domain-containing protein, which yields MEEQSENQLNIELSEEIAEGIYSNLAIITHSSSEFVLDFIRVMPGVPKAKVKSRIILTPEHAKRLLTALEDNLQKFEALNGKIKIQQDPSGFPMNFGGTMGQA from the coding sequence ATGGAAGAGCAATCTGAAAATCAGCTAAACATAGAACTGTCCGAAGAGATAGCCGAAGGAATCTATTCAAATCTCGCGATTATCACGCATTCCAGCTCTGAGTTTGTACTTGACTTTATCAGAGTAATGCCAGGAGTACCGAAAGCCAAGGTTAAATCGCGTATTATATTAACTCCCGAACATGCCAAGCGTTTGCTGACGGCTCTGGAGGACAACCTGCAGAAGTTCGAAGCGCTTAATGGCAAAATCAAAATTCAACAAGATCCATCCGGTTTTCCTATGAATTTTGGTGGTACGATGGGTCAGGCTTGA
- the rpoC gene encoding DNA-directed RNA polymerase subunit beta', translating into MSYKKDNKIKSNFTTITISLASPESILERSSGEVLKPETINYRTYKPERDGLFCERIFGPVKDYECHCGKYKRIRYKGIVCDRCGVEVTEKKVRRERMGHINLVVPVAHIWYFRSLPNKIGYLLGLPTKRLDLIIYYERYVVIQPGIKEADGINKMDFLTEEEYLDVLDTLPKENQYLDDKDPQKFVAKMGAEALEELLKRLDLDELSFSLRHQAANETSQQRKNEALKRLQVVEAFRDAKTRIENNPEWMIVKIVPVIPPELRPLVPLEGGRFATSDLNDLYRRVIIRNNRLKRLIEIKAPEVILRNEKRMLQEAVDSLFDNSRKVNAVKTEGNRALKSLSDILKGKQGRFRQNLLGKRVDYSARSVIVVGPNLKLHECGLPKDMAAELFKPFIIRKMIERGVVKTVKSAKKIVDRKDPLVWDILENVLKGHPVLLNRAPTLHRLGIQSFQPKLVEGKAIQLHPLTCTAFNADFDGDQMAVHVPLGNAAILEAQILMLASHNILNPANGTPITVPSQDMVLGLYYITKGRKTDETRVVKGQGLTFYSAEEVIIAYNEKKLDLHAFIKVKALAKEKDGSIVSKIIDTTVGRVLFNQHVPVEVGYINELLTKKSLRDIIGEVVKITGMARAAQFLDDIKELGFKMAFQGGLSFNLKDINIPAEKVTLIETASKQVEEVMGNYNMGFITNNERYNQIIDIWTRINNRLTSNVMEILSTDNQGFNSVYMMLDSGARGSKEQIRQLAGMRGLMAKPQKSGSGGEIIENPILSNFKEGLSVLEYFISTHGARKGLADTALKTADAGYLTRRLHDVAQDMIVGEVDCGTLRGIYTTALKDNEDIVEPLYDRILGRTTLHDVHDPITNELLATAGQDITEEVAKKIENSPLEGIEIRSVLTCESKRGVCALCYGRNLASGKRVQKGEAVGVIAAQSIGEPGTQLTLRTFHVGGTASNIAAESQINARFDGIIEFENVRTVEYNTEEGKVDVVLGRSGEFRIIEQGSNKVIVTNNIPYGSYLYVKDGSKIVKGDRICSWDPYNAVIISEFAGLTQFEAVLEGITFREESDEQTGHREKVIIDTRDKTKNPSIQVTDTKGNVIKGYNIPVGAHIAVEEGEKLQTGQVIAKIPRSTGKTRDITGGLPRVTELFEARNPSNPAVVTEIDGVVTLGGVKRGNREITIESKDGQVKKYLVPLSKHILVQDNDFVKAGMPLSDGSISPADILAIKGPAAVQEYLVNGIQEVYRLQGVKINDKHFEVIVHQMMQKVSIEDAGDTRFLEREAVDSWDFMNENDEIFDKKVIVEPGDSTTLKAGQIVSLRKLRDENSMLKRRDLKLVEVRDAIPATSSPILQGITRASLGTKSFISAASFQETTKVLNEAAIAGKKDLMLGLKENVIVGHLIPSGTGLREYENIRVGSQEEFDRLMASKAEEIEA; encoded by the coding sequence ATGTCTTACAAAAAGGATAATAAAATCAAAAGTAATTTCACCACCATTACCATCAGCCTGGCCTCTCCGGAGTCCATTCTTGAGCGTTCAAGCGGTGAAGTTTTAAAACCAGAAACTATCAACTACAGGACTTATAAACCTGAGCGCGATGGTTTATTCTGCGAACGTATTTTTGGTCCGGTTAAAGATTATGAGTGCCATTGCGGTAAATACAAACGTATCCGTTATAAAGGTATTGTTTGCGACCGTTGCGGTGTTGAAGTAACCGAGAAGAAAGTACGTCGTGAGCGTATGGGCCATATTAACCTTGTAGTTCCTGTTGCGCATATCTGGTACTTCCGTTCGTTGCCTAATAAAATTGGTTACCTGTTAGGTTTACCAACCAAAAGGCTCGACCTGATCATTTACTACGAAAGATATGTAGTTATACAGCCTGGTATTAAAGAAGCAGACGGAATCAACAAAATGGATTTCCTTACTGAAGAAGAATACCTTGACGTATTAGATACCCTTCCGAAAGAAAACCAGTACCTTGACGACAAAGATCCTCAGAAATTTGTGGCCAAAATGGGTGCCGAGGCTCTGGAAGAACTGTTAAAACGCCTTGACCTGGATGAATTATCATTCAGCCTGCGTCACCAGGCCGCAAACGAAACCTCACAGCAACGTAAAAACGAAGCTTTAAAACGTTTACAGGTTGTTGAAGCTTTCCGCGATGCAAAAACCAGGATTGAAAATAACCCCGAGTGGATGATTGTTAAAATCGTTCCGGTTATCCCGCCTGAGCTGCGTCCATTGGTTCCACTGGAAGGTGGCCGTTTTGCTACTTCAGATTTGAATGACCTTTACCGTCGTGTAATTATCCGTAACAACCGTTTAAAACGATTGATCGAGATTAAAGCACCAGAGGTTATTTTACGTAACGAAAAACGTATGTTACAGGAAGCTGTTGACTCGTTATTTGATAACTCACGTAAAGTAAACGCGGTAAAAACCGAAGGTAACCGTGCATTGAAATCACTTTCAGACATCCTGAAAGGAAAGCAAGGCCGTTTCCGTCAAAACTTATTGGGTAAACGTGTGGATTACTCTGCCCGTTCGGTAATTGTTGTAGGTCCTAACCTTAAGTTACACGAGTGCGGTTTACCAAAAGATATGGCTGCCGAGCTGTTTAAACCATTTATCATTCGCAAAATGATTGAGCGGGGTGTGGTTAAAACAGTAAAATCTGCCAAAAAGATCGTTGACCGTAAAGACCCATTAGTTTGGGACATTCTGGAAAACGTATTGAAAGGACACCCGGTATTACTAAACCGTGCGCCTACGCTGCACAGGTTAGGTATCCAGTCGTTCCAGCCAAAATTGGTTGAAGGTAAAGCGATCCAATTGCACCCCTTAACCTGTACTGCCTTCAACGCGGATTTTGACGGTGACCAGATGGCTGTTCACGTACCACTTGGTAACGCGGCAATCCTGGAAGCCCAAATTCTGATGCTTGCATCGCACAACATCCTTAACCCTGCCAACGGAACTCCTATTACCGTTCCGTCTCAGGACATGGTGCTTGGTTTGTACTACATAACCAAAGGCCGTAAAACTGATGAAACCAGGGTGGTTAAAGGACAAGGCTTAACCTTCTACTCTGCAGAAGAAGTAATTATTGCTTACAACGAGAAGAAACTTGACCTGCATGCCTTTATCAAGGTTAAAGCGCTTGCTAAAGAAAAAGATGGCAGCATTGTAAGTAAGATCATTGATACTACAGTAGGCCGCGTATTGTTTAACCAACACGTACCGGTTGAAGTAGGTTATATTAACGAATTGCTTACCAAGAAATCATTGCGTGATATTATTGGTGAGGTTGTTAAAATCACCGGCATGGCCCGTGCAGCCCAGTTCCTTGATGATATTAAGGAATTAGGTTTCAAAATGGCGTTCCAGGGTGGTTTATCATTTAACCTGAAAGATATCAACATTCCTGCTGAAAAAGTTACACTTATCGAAACGGCCTCTAAACAGGTTGAAGAGGTAATGGGTAACTACAACATGGGTTTCATTACCAACAACGAGCGTTACAACCAGATTATCGATATCTGGACACGTATCAACAACCGTTTAACTTCAAACGTGATGGAGATCCTGTCAACCGATAACCAGGGCTTTAACTCGGTGTACATGATGCTTGATTCAGGTGCGCGTGGTTCAAAAGAGCAGATCCGTCAGCTTGCAGGTATGCGTGGTTTGATGGCGAAACCTCAAAAATCAGGTTCAGGTGGTGAGATTATTGAAAACCCGATCCTTTCAAACTTTAAAGAAGGTTTGTCGGTATTGGAGTACTTTATCTCAACTCACGGTGCACGTAAAGGTTTGGCGGATACGGCGTTGAAAACTGCCGATGCCGGTTACTTAACCCGTAGGTTGCATGACGTTGCCCAGGATATGATTGTTGGTGAAGTTGATTGCGGTACTTTAAGAGGTATCTACACAACTGCGCTGAAAGATAATGAGGATATTGTTGAACCATTGTATGATCGTATTTTAGGCCGTACTACTTTACACGATGTTCATGACCCTATCACTAACGAACTGTTAGCGACAGCCGGTCAGGATATTACTGAAGAAGTTGCCAAGAAAATAGAAAACTCTCCGCTTGAAGGCATCGAAATACGTTCGGTATTAACATGCGAAAGCAAACGCGGTGTGTGTGCCTTATGCTATGGCCGTAACCTTGCCAGCGGTAAACGCGTACAAAAAGGTGAGGCTGTAGGTGTAATTGCTGCACAGTCAATCGGTGAGCCGGGTACACAGTTAACCTTGCGTACATTCCACGTGGGTGGTACCGCGTCAAACATTGCTGCAGAATCGCAGATCAATGCCAGGTTTGATGGTATCATTGAATTTGAGAACGTTCGTACCGTTGAATACAATACTGAAGAAGGTAAAGTAGATGTGGTATTAGGCCGTTCTGGTGAGTTCCGGATTATTGAACAAGGAAGCAACAAGGTAATTGTTACCAATAATATTCCATACGGTTCATATCTGTATGTAAAAGATGGCAGCAAGATCGTAAAAGGCGACCGTATCTGTTCATGGGATCCGTACAATGCCGTTATCATATCTGAGTTTGCTGGTTTAACCCAGTTTGAAGCCGTATTAGAAGGCATCACTTTCCGTGAAGAATCTGATGAGCAAACAGGTCACCGCGAAAAAGTAATTATCGATACCAGGGATAAAACTAAAAATCCTTCTATTCAAGTTACCGATACAAAAGGTAACGTTATTAAAGGATACAACATTCCGGTAGGCGCCCACATTGCTGTTGAGGAAGGTGAAAAACTACAAACCGGACAGGTTATTGCTAAAATCCCTCGTTCAACCGGTAAAACCCGGGATATTACAGGTGGTTTACCACGTGTAACCGAGTTGTTTGAAGCACGTAATCCGTCTAACCCGGCTGTAGTAACCGAAATTGATGGTGTGGTAACCTTAGGTGGTGTAAAACGTGGTAACCGCGAAATCACTATCGAATCAAAAGACGGCCAGGTTAAAAAATACCTGGTTCCATTGTCAAAACACATCCTTGTACAGGATAACGACTTTGTGAAAGCGGGTATGCCATTGTCTGATGGTTCAATATCTCCTGCTGATATCCTAGCCATTAAAGGCCCGGCCGCGGTACAGGAATACCTGGTGAATGGTATACAAGAGGTTTACCGTTTACAGGGTGTGAAGATCAATGACAAACACTTTGAAGTTATTGTTCACCAGATGATGCAGAAAGTATCCATTGAGGATGCAGGTGATACCCGTTTCCTTGAGCGAGAAGCTGTTGACAGCTGGGATTTCATGAACGAAAACGATGAGATATTTGATAAAAAGGTTATTGTTGAACCAGGTGATTCAACTACTTTAAAGGCCGGTCAGATTGTATCATTAAGGAAACTGCGCGATGAGAACTCCATGTTGAAACGCAGAGACTTAAAGCTGGTTGAAGTACGTGACGCCATCCCTGCAACTTCAAGCCCGATACTGCAAGGTATCACCAGGGCGTCATTAGGTACCAAATCGTTTATTTCGGCAGCATCATTCCAGGAAACAACCAAAGTACTGAATGAAGCCGCGATAGCAGGTAAAAAAGACCTGATGCTTGGTTTGAAAGAAAACGTTATTGTTGGTCACCTAATCCCTTCAGGTACAGGTTTACGCGAATACGAAAATATCCGTGTAGGCTCACAAGAGGAGTTTGACCGCTTAATGGCTTCAAAAGCCGAAGAAATAGAAGCTTAA
- a CDS encoding polysaccharide biosynthesis/export family protein yields MRKYYLFNSFFILFILLISSTIFSCSSTKNIKYFQDIPDSGQMKTIAKAEYTEPVIQIDDIVTILVQTVDPLATNSITLGNVPIQSTSSVGLGASSLNQQISSGYLVNKQGFVDVPILGHIKVVGLTTTQTRELVLAEASKYFKEPTVIVRYANFKISVTGEVAKPGQYTTPNERVSVLDALAMAGDLTIYGKRDNILLVRENADGTKSPYRINLNRSDLMSSAYFYLRQNDIIYVEPNKSKVAATDINQAKTLAIIGSALSVLIVLFTRINF; encoded by the coding sequence ATGAGAAAATACTACCTATTCAATTCATTTTTTATATTGTTCATTTTGCTAATTAGCTCCACTATATTTTCCTGTTCTAGCACTAAAAATATTAAATATTTTCAGGATATTCCTGACTCCGGGCAAATGAAGACAATAGCTAAAGCCGAATATACAGAGCCGGTCATTCAGATTGATGATATTGTGACTATTCTAGTCCAGACTGTAGATCCGCTTGCTACAAATTCAATTACCCTCGGGAATGTTCCTATTCAGAGCACTTCATCCGTCGGTTTAGGGGCTTCCAGTTTAAATCAACAAATTTCTTCTGGTTATTTAGTAAATAAACAAGGATTTGTCGATGTTCCAATTTTAGGTCATATTAAGGTTGTAGGACTTACCACTACCCAAACAAGAGAGTTGGTTCTCGCTGAGGCCTCGAAATACTTTAAAGAACCCACTGTGATCGTAAGGTATGCGAATTTTAAGATTAGTGTAACGGGAGAAGTTGCCAAGCCTGGTCAATATACCACGCCTAATGAACGCGTTAGTGTCCTTGATGCATTAGCGATGGCTGGTGATTTAACGATCTACGGCAAACGTGATAATATATTGTTGGTAAGAGAAAATGCCGATGGCACTAAAAGTCCCTATCGTATTAATCTAAATCGAAGCGATTTAATGAGTTCTGCTTATTTTTATTTGCGTCAAAACGATATCATTTATGTTGAGCCTAACAAATCTAAAGTCGCAGCGACTGACATCAACCAGGCGAAGACTCTCGCGATAATAGGCTCGGCATTGTCTGTATTAATTGTTTTATTCACCAGGATTAATTTTTAA